From a single Planococcus shenhongbingii genomic region:
- the glpK gene encoding glycerol kinase GlpK, with protein sequence MSKDYILSIDQGTTSSRAMLFNHKGEVVETAQQEFEQFFPKPGWVEHDANEIWTSVLACIAGVLRKADIDPDQIAGIGITNQRETTVVWDRNTGKPIYRAIVWQSRQTDGICKELKEQGHNELFTKKTGLLIDAYFSGTKVKWILDNVEGAREKADNGDLMFGTIDTWLVYKLSGGQKHVTDYSNASRTLMYNIYDLEWDEELLEILTVPKSMLPKVRQSSEIYAHTINYHFFGHEVPIAGIAGDQQAALFGQACFEKGMAKNTYGTGCFMLMNTGEQGVVSEHGLLTTLAWGVDGKVEYAIEGSIFVAGSAIQWLRDGLQIIEHAPDSEALAASVESTDGVYMVPAFVGLGTPYWDTDARGAIFGLTRGTTKAHLVRATLESLAYQTKDVVDVMIKEAGTELKTLRVDGGAVSNDLLMQFQSDILNVQVERPMIQETTALGAAYLAGLAVGFWKDKEEIAQQWKIDKTFNSTMPAEKSEELYEGWHNAVAATRSFKKVEPKSKVSS encoded by the coding sequence ATGAGCAAAGATTATATTTTATCCATTGATCAAGGGACGACAAGTTCGCGGGCGATGTTGTTTAACCACAAAGGGGAAGTGGTGGAAACCGCTCAGCAGGAGTTTGAGCAATTCTTTCCGAAACCGGGCTGGGTGGAACACGATGCCAATGAAATCTGGACATCGGTTCTCGCCTGCATTGCCGGTGTGTTAAGAAAAGCGGATATTGATCCCGACCAGATTGCAGGAATCGGCATCACCAATCAGCGGGAAACAACCGTTGTGTGGGATCGCAATACCGGCAAGCCGATTTACCGAGCGATAGTCTGGCAGTCCCGTCAAACAGACGGCATCTGCAAGGAATTGAAAGAACAAGGCCATAATGAGCTCTTCACGAAAAAAACAGGTCTGCTGATCGATGCTTACTTTTCTGGCACGAAAGTGAAATGGATCTTAGACAATGTCGAAGGTGCACGCGAAAAAGCGGATAACGGCGATTTGATGTTTGGCACGATCGATACTTGGCTGGTCTATAAATTGTCGGGCGGCCAAAAACACGTCACCGATTACAGCAACGCATCACGCACGTTAATGTACAATATTTACGACCTCGAGTGGGATGAGGAACTGTTGGAAATTCTGACAGTGCCGAAAAGCATGCTGCCGAAAGTACGGCAGTCTTCTGAAATCTATGCCCACACAATCAATTATCATTTTTTCGGACACGAAGTGCCCATTGCAGGAATTGCCGGAGACCAGCAGGCAGCTTTGTTCGGACAGGCTTGTTTTGAAAAAGGCATGGCAAAAAATACTTATGGCACCGGCTGCTTCATGCTGATGAACACCGGCGAACAAGGAGTGGTATCGGAGCACGGCTTATTGACAACGCTTGCTTGGGGAGTGGACGGCAAAGTGGAATATGCTATTGAAGGCAGCATTTTTGTCGCCGGATCCGCTATCCAGTGGCTTCGCGACGGTCTGCAAATCATCGAGCATGCTCCGGACAGCGAAGCATTGGCCGCTTCTGTCGAATCCACCGATGGGGTTTACATGGTGCCTGCGTTTGTCGGACTTGGAACGCCTTACTGGGATACCGATGCAAGAGGTGCAATTTTCGGCTTGACGCGCGGCACGACAAAAGCGCATCTGGTCCGGGCAACGCTTGAATCGCTCGCTTACCAGACAAAAGACGTCGTGGATGTCATGATTAAAGAAGCAGGCACTGAACTTAAAACCTTACGAGTTGACGGGGGAGCCGTCAGCAATGATTTGTTGATGCAGTTCCAAAGCGATATTCTGAATGTACAAGTGGAACGCCCGATGATCCAGGAAACAACAGCACTCGGTGCCGCATACTTGGCTGGGCTTGCAGTCGGTTTCTGGAAAGACAAAGAAGAGATTGCCCAGCAGTGGAAAATTGATAAAACATTTAACAGCACAATGCCTGCTGAAAAAAGTGAAGAGCTTTATGAAGGCTGGCACAATGCAGTAGCTGCCACAAGATCGTTCAAAAAAGTGGAACCGAAATCTAAAGTAAGTTCTTGA
- a CDS encoding VanZ family protein: MNTRLVIVLLWVLSIVIATCTSDARAFLFDQEVDFRFDLTPNFSELLRLDDISFSDSFYLTQKTGHFLSFALLYVLVLNWLKKSEVAFVITAAFAVFTEILQLFFERDGRFFDMGVDLLGILLAYSVLKIIANVDKAAAKDSY; encoded by the coding sequence TTGAATACCAGATTGGTGATTGTTTTGTTATGGGTATTGAGTATTGTCATCGCCACTTGTACCAGCGATGCAAGGGCTTTTCTGTTCGATCAGGAAGTGGATTTTCGTTTTGATTTGACGCCGAATTTTTCCGAGCTTCTCCGGCTGGATGATATCAGCTTTAGCGATAGTTTTTACCTGACTCAAAAAACTGGCCACTTTCTGTCTTTCGCTTTGTTGTATGTTCTTGTTTTGAACTGGTTGAAAAAAAGTGAGGTGGCTTTTGTTATAACCGCGGCATTCGCTGTTTTCACAGAAATTTTGCAGCTGTTTTTTGAAAGGGACGGCAGGTTTTTTGATATGGGTGTTGATTTATTAGGAATTCTCCTGGCATACAGTGTTCTGAAAATCATCGCCAATGTAGACAAGGCAGCGGCAAAAGATTCATATTAA
- a CDS encoding acetamidase/formamidase family protein, producing the protein MAKTHEFPEDRVHFTWAKDPEPVLTIQSEDTVLFKTQEVADNQFNKNSTSEDIAGLDLGRVYLLAGPVEVEGAEPGDALEVEIVDSKPGGWGWTAILPALGLLPEDFPNAYLKTFDLSNGEFIHFNERIKIPITPFLGTMGVSPKEAHGQAIMPPGIFGGNLDPRQLTVSTKLYLPVQVSGALFSCGDAHAAQGDGEVCVSAFECPMTATLKFRLIKGKRISAPQFLTKGALTPKVNHKGFYKTTGVVPGLMKCAQDAVRAMVNHLSESYGMEAKDAYLLSKLCVDLKISEIIDAEQYVVSAVLPLAVFDEETK; encoded by the coding sequence ATGGCAAAAACTCATGAGTTTCCTGAAGACCGTGTGCATTTTACCTGGGCCAAAGACCCGGAGCCGGTGTTGACGATTCAAAGCGAAGATACGGTTCTGTTTAAAACACAGGAAGTGGCAGACAATCAATTCAACAAAAATTCTACTTCTGAAGATATTGCCGGCTTGGATTTGGGGCGGGTGTATCTGCTGGCCGGCCCTGTAGAAGTTGAAGGGGCGGAGCCGGGAGATGCACTGGAAGTGGAGATTGTCGATTCAAAGCCGGGAGGTTGGGGCTGGACTGCCATCCTTCCGGCGCTTGGGTTGTTGCCGGAGGATTTTCCCAATGCTTATTTAAAGACGTTTGATTTATCAAACGGGGAGTTTATTCATTTTAATGAGCGCATTAAAATCCCGATTACACCTTTTCTAGGGACAATGGGTGTCAGCCCCAAAGAAGCGCATGGCCAGGCTATCATGCCGCCGGGGATATTTGGCGGCAACCTTGACCCCCGCCAGCTAACTGTCAGCACAAAACTTTACTTGCCTGTGCAAGTGAGCGGTGCCTTGTTTAGCTGCGGTGATGCGCATGCAGCGCAAGGGGACGGCGAAGTATGTGTGTCAGCGTTTGAATGCCCTATGACGGCAACCTTGAAATTCAGGCTCATTAAAGGGAAAAGAATATCGGCTCCGCAATTTTTGACCAAAGGGGCATTGACACCGAAAGTGAATCATAAAGGATTTTACAAGACTACGGGGGTGGTGCCGGGTTTGATGAAATGCGCTCAAGATGCAGTTCGGGCAATGGTGAATCACTTGTCTGAGAGTTATGGAATGGAGGCGAAAGATGCGTATTTGCTTTCAAAACTTTGCGTCGACTTGAAAATTTCCGAAATTATAGATGCCGAACAATATGTAGTCAGCGCTGTATTGCCGCTTGCGGTATTTGATGAAGAGACTAAGTGA
- a CDS encoding GlcG/HbpS family heme-binding protein, with the protein MEKLTLETAKKLIEAAEQEAANLGVAMVISVVDDGGNMVAVHRMDDAWLASIDIAQNKAWTSVALKMSTSQLEEATVPKAELYGLNTTNSGRLVIFGGGIPLLKDGKVVGAVGASGSSVEHDVKVAEAAVKAFENL; encoded by the coding sequence ATGGAAAAGCTAACATTGGAAACAGCGAAAAAACTGATTGAGGCAGCTGAACAAGAAGCGGCAAACCTGGGAGTAGCGATGGTCATTTCTGTAGTGGATGACGGCGGCAACATGGTCGCGGTCCACCGTATGGATGATGCTTGGCTAGCCAGCATTGACATCGCCCAAAACAAAGCCTGGACTTCTGTCGCATTGAAAATGTCGACCAGCCAACTGGAAGAAGCTACAGTTCCAAAAGCGGAACTTTATGGCTTGAACACAACCAATAGCGGACGCCTCGTTATTTTCGGCGGCGGCATTCCGTTGCTGAAAGACGGCAAAGTAGTTGGAGCTGTAGGCGCAAGCGGTAGCTCTGTAGAACATGATGTGAAAGTAGCGGAAGCAGCTGTAAAGGCTTTCGAAAACCTCTAA
- a CDS encoding VanZ family protein: protein MSLHKMLSWTLVALWMALIFSLSHQPASQSSEMSSDITEAILSAVEKAVPDLEGNMDSAEHIVRKNAHFIIYLILGALTVNALRTSGTRHNRRTVFAIGICVLYAMSDEFHQLYVPGRSGELRDVWIDSSGAAAGVFLYMFAEKALNRNIEKAFKAKEIEN from the coding sequence ATGTCTTTACATAAAATGCTTTCATGGACTTTGGTGGCTCTTTGGATGGCCCTGATCTTCTCTTTGTCCCATCAGCCGGCTTCGCAGTCCAGTGAAATGAGTTCAGACATCACAGAGGCGATTTTGTCGGCAGTTGAAAAAGCGGTTCCGGATTTAGAGGGAAATATGGATTCGGCTGAACATATCGTCCGAAAAAATGCCCATTTCATCATTTATTTGATACTGGGTGCATTAACGGTGAATGCACTGAGAACAAGCGGGACTCGCCACAATCGACGAACAGTTTTTGCTATAGGAATATGTGTTCTATATGCCATGTCAGATGAATTTCATCAGCTCTATGTACCGGGGAGAAGCGGAGAATTGCGCGATGTATGGATCGATAGTTCGGGTGCAGCTGCCGGAGTTTTCCTGTATATGTTTGCTGAAAAAGCACTGAATCGAAACATAGAAAAAGCGTTTAAAGCAAAAGAAATAGAAAACTGA
- a CDS encoding YfhO family protein has product MTKQKGTRVKNWLSILLLLLVAVSFHWLFLVEDYNLAVNLDAINQFAFFYPHLVESFAAGNFFWSWSYGLGGDLLGEFAYYYTTSPLFYLVVLAEKIFDFEWSILGTVDFKMYLSVLKSFLAMLGMYLLVRYEKFEIWKALVSALVYGSSIIFFAHAALIDYMTEAFLYVPLTIFGLLHYHRTGKSRYFILGIFLSVFSNFYLGFINSIFYGVAAIVLTPVKSKSIVKTYAPFLLHYAIGLGLAFVGFLPGILSVYYSDRLAIKPEIPLFFGTDWFFSLPEQVWGHMGGLGFPFLTLIAVLVIFLPKDTPTKRKSILALLLFVFYFIPYMYSVFNGFSHIQYRWFHILNFAVAFALPNWLTVAMKARKRLLFFVFIAAGLFVGALYTKAERTGNVVDLFDIAVAGFGILSLILFYLMSRWKRKSWLAGLIVLAVAGNGVVNVIGYTDKGIVKRFGASNLTDEYFSQPSLDHPEEKEIFSKLVPEQDEFYRTFYLNEDRLNHAMLYGYYGTNAYNSVLKKNLHTFVKKDYNVRQFNPLRNGVVVSTYSLFDGRWALETGLGLKYQILPKGARAPFGYEKIEETANYDIYENPSAVGLDMWYTDTISESEWAKLNVAQRDALFLNNLVVPDEYAQGTNDGWKEHLPEEIDVDAEKFIYENASMENGVLIVNQGGKVTLPIEQHREPGEYMVYFDAIPVEDRAMTLSVNGKEVLKRELSYIYSYLNEGYLYRLDGGTKQIEIVLSPGEYELSDVLVYWNSYEEFREQAEQRETHSLGNLHVGSNRISGEISTGQQGILFLSIPFSEQWKLEVNGKETELLEVQGAFSGVPLEPGDYQIKLSYITPGFYWGLLVTAVSAIAALLLYLNGRRKVE; this is encoded by the coding sequence ATGACAAAGCAAAAAGGAACTCGTGTGAAAAACTGGCTTTCTATTCTTTTATTGCTGCTTGTTGCCGTGTCTTTTCATTGGCTGTTCTTGGTTGAAGATTATAATTTAGCCGTCAATCTGGATGCCATCAATCAGTTTGCTTTTTTTTATCCGCATCTGGTGGAGTCGTTTGCGGCCGGTAATTTTTTCTGGTCTTGGTCTTATGGACTCGGGGGCGATCTGCTCGGGGAGTTTGCTTATTATTACACGACGAGCCCATTGTTTTATCTAGTAGTGCTGGCGGAAAAGATTTTTGATTTTGAATGGAGCATTCTCGGAACAGTCGATTTTAAGATGTATTTGTCCGTCTTGAAGTCGTTTTTGGCGATGCTCGGAATGTATTTGCTCGTTCGATATGAGAAGTTCGAAATATGGAAAGCACTTGTTTCTGCATTGGTTTACGGCAGCTCGATTATTTTCTTTGCCCATGCCGCGTTGATCGATTATATGACCGAAGCCTTTCTCTATGTGCCGTTGACAATTTTCGGTTTATTGCATTATCACCGAACCGGCAAATCGCGATATTTTATACTCGGGATTTTCTTATCAGTCTTTAGTAATTTTTATCTCGGATTTATCAACAGCATATTTTACGGCGTTGCCGCGATTGTATTGACGCCGGTAAAGTCAAAGTCAATCGTCAAAACTTATGCACCGTTCCTTCTCCATTACGCCATCGGCTTAGGTCTGGCGTTTGTCGGCTTCTTGCCGGGCATCCTGTCTGTCTATTACTCCGACCGGTTGGCAATCAAACCGGAAATTCCGCTGTTTTTTGGTACGGATTGGTTTTTCAGCTTGCCGGAACAAGTCTGGGGGCATATGGGGGGATTGGGATTTCCTTTCCTTACGCTCATTGCCGTTCTAGTGATTTTTCTTCCGAAGGACACCCCGACAAAACGAAAATCCATTTTGGCATTATTGTTATTTGTTTTTTATTTCATTCCTTATATGTACAGTGTTTTTAATGGGTTTTCACATATCCAGTACCGCTGGTTCCACATCTTGAATTTTGCGGTGGCGTTCGCGCTGCCAAATTGGTTGACGGTAGCAATGAAAGCGAGAAAACGATTATTGTTTTTTGTTTTTATTGCTGCTGGCCTATTCGTTGGGGCACTTTACACAAAAGCAGAACGGACGGGAAACGTAGTCGATCTGTTCGACATCGCCGTGGCAGGATTCGGTATTCTGTCATTGATCTTGTTTTATCTGATGAGCCGCTGGAAAAGGAAATCTTGGCTTGCCGGCCTTATTGTTCTAGCTGTGGCAGGGAATGGCGTTGTCAATGTAATCGGCTACACAGACAAGGGAATCGTAAAAAGGTTTGGAGCAAGCAATTTAACCGATGAATATTTTAGCCAGCCTTCTCTGGATCACCCCGAAGAAAAGGAAATTTTCTCGAAGTTGGTTCCGGAGCAAGATGAATTTTACCGGACTTTTTATTTGAACGAGGATCGCTTGAATCATGCAATGCTCTACGGCTACTATGGAACGAATGCTTATAATAGCGTTTTGAAGAAAAACCTGCATACATTTGTGAAAAAAGATTATAATGTCAGGCAGTTCAATCCGCTAAGAAACGGTGTGGTGGTGTCAACATACTCACTTTTCGACGGGCGTTGGGCATTGGAAACAGGGCTCGGTCTGAAATACCAGATATTGCCGAAAGGGGCAAGGGCTCCATTCGGCTATGAAAAAATAGAAGAGACGGCAAACTACGATATTTACGAGAACCCCTCAGCTGTGGGATTGGATATGTGGTATACCGACACGATTTCTGAATCAGAATGGGCAAAGCTGAATGTGGCACAGCGTGATGCACTATTCTTAAATAACCTAGTCGTGCCGGATGAATATGCACAGGGGACCAATGATGGCTGGAAAGAACATTTGCCTGAAGAAATTGATGTGGATGCTGAAAAGTTCATCTATGAAAATGCTTCAATGGAAAATGGCGTATTAATTGTCAATCAAGGCGGAAAAGTTACTTTACCGATTGAGCAGCACAGGGAACCAGGAGAATATATGGTTTACTTCGACGCTATACCAGTAGAAGACCGGGCGATGACATTGAGCGTCAACGGCAAAGAAGTGCTGAAAAGAGAATTAAGCTATATTTACAGCTATCTCAACGAAGGCTATCTTTACCGGCTAGATGGAGGTACAAAGCAAATTGAGATCGTGCTGTCACCGGGAGAGTATGAATTGAGCGATGTGCTGGTGTACTGGAATTCCTATGAAGAATTCCGGGAGCAAGCCGAGCAGCGTGAAACTCACAGCTTGGGAAATCTGCATGTTGGCAGCAACCGGATTTCAGGGGAGATTTCCACCGGCCAGCAAGGAATTTTGTTTTTGTCAATTCCTTTCAGTGAGCAGTGGAAACTGGAAGTGAACGGAAAAGAAACGGAGCTTCTGGAAGTTCAAGGAGCTTTCAGCGGCGTCCCGCTGGAACCAGGCGATTACCAAATTAAATTGTCCTATATCACTCCAGGATTTTACTGGGGACTGCTCGTAACCGCTGTTTCAGCAATTGCCGCTTTACTGCTTTACCTTAATGGAAGAAGGAAAGTGGAATAA
- the galU gene encoding UTP--glucose-1-phosphate uridylyltransferase GalU, with product MKKKVTKAIIPAAGLGTRFLPATKAMPKEMLPILNKPTIQYIVEEAVESGIEDILIVTGKGKRAIEDHFDNNFELEDNLLRKEKYHLLEEVRASSKVEIHYIRQKEAKGLGHAIWCARKFIGNEPFAVLLGDDIVQAEKPCLKQLIEQYDESQASIIGVQQVAEEDTQRYGIIDPYSKKGRSYQVKNFVEKPKQGTAPSTLAILGRYILTPEIFPFLGQHNVGKGGEIQLTDAIQQLNGIQDVFAYEFEGKRYDVGEMIGFIRTTMEFALNNQEFGPEVEAMMAELLLEKKILSLNLEI from the coding sequence GTGAAGAAAAAAGTGACAAAAGCAATCATTCCTGCCGCTGGTTTAGGTACCCGGTTTCTTCCGGCGACAAAAGCGATGCCAAAAGAAATGCTTCCTATTTTAAATAAACCGACTATTCAATATATAGTAGAAGAGGCGGTTGAATCGGGAATAGAAGACATACTTATTGTAACTGGCAAAGGGAAAAGGGCGATTGAAGACCACTTTGATAATAATTTCGAACTGGAAGATAATTTGTTGAGAAAAGAAAAATACCATTTGCTTGAAGAAGTAAGGGCATCTTCGAAAGTGGAAATTCATTATATTCGCCAAAAAGAAGCGAAAGGTCTCGGACATGCTATATGGTGTGCGCGGAAGTTTATTGGCAATGAACCTTTTGCGGTATTGTTGGGAGATGATATCGTTCAAGCGGAAAAGCCATGCTTGAAGCAGCTTATTGAACAATATGATGAATCTCAAGCTTCAATCATCGGTGTCCAGCAAGTAGCTGAAGAAGACACGCAGCGTTATGGAATAATAGATCCCTATTCAAAAAAGGGAAGGAGCTATCAAGTTAAAAACTTTGTAGAAAAACCGAAGCAAGGAACGGCCCCTTCTACATTGGCGATTCTTGGACGCTATATTCTAACCCCAGAAATCTTTCCGTTTCTCGGCCAACATAATGTTGGAAAAGGTGGAGAAATTCAATTGACTGATGCCATTCAACAATTGAATGGTATCCAAGACGTTTTTGCCTATGAGTTTGAAGGCAAACGTTATGATGTGGGTGAAATGATTGGATTTATTCGCACAACAATGGAATTTGCATTAAATAATCAAGAATTTGGTCCAGAAGTTGAGGCCATGATGGCTGAACTTTTATTAGAAAAAAAGATTTTATCTCTAAATCTTGAAATTTAG
- a CDS encoding GNAT family N-acetyltransferase, whose protein sequence is MTVKSKVEVPDVFFMPEWGRAYESQDQGESTVFEVKNDIGHIFYSFVLRPIPIQAGGTIYYDAITPFGQSGPIILNCQPGKRMELAALFDQEFQAYCEQNNVVAEYIRFNSWLKNIEDFKDIYSIDNRGITMYIDLTVNDYFLDEFKSSTRQQVRRALKNNVEIEYDFTGNTIHEFHRLYQIMAKRNDIPEYYQFSEELLRNSFDLLEGKQFIIYVKHEGINISAALFVHHKDYLHYHLSANDPAYFHLAGNSLILHEGCRWGVENGKKELHLGGASTDVLYRFKRGFTKTEPLDILTGKKIRIPEAYRMLSDIKASREGIENPSHFPMYRG, encoded by the coding sequence ATGACAGTCAAGTCTAAAGTAGAGGTGCCTGATGTTTTTTTTATGCCGGAATGGGGCAGAGCTTATGAAAGCCAAGATCAAGGAGAAAGTACAGTTTTTGAAGTTAAAAATGATATCGGCCATATCTTTTACTCTTTTGTATTAAGGCCGATTCCCATTCAGGCTGGAGGAACAATCTATTATGATGCCATTACGCCTTTTGGACAAAGCGGTCCAATCATCCTCAATTGCCAGCCCGGAAAAAGAATGGAACTTGCAGCACTGTTTGATCAGGAGTTTCAAGCATATTGTGAACAGAATAATGTTGTAGCTGAGTATATCCGTTTTAATTCATGGCTGAAAAATATTGAGGATTTTAAAGACATTTACAGCATTGATAACCGCGGGATAACAATGTATATCGACTTGACCGTCAACGATTATTTTTTGGATGAGTTTAAATCCTCCACCCGCCAGCAAGTCCGGAGAGCTTTAAAAAACAATGTTGAAATCGAATATGATTTTACAGGAAATACCATTCATGAATTCCATCGCCTGTATCAAATTATGGCAAAAAGAAATGATATACCGGAGTATTATCAATTCTCAGAAGAATTACTAAGGAACTCTTTTGATCTCTTGGAAGGAAAGCAGTTCATTATATACGTCAAACATGAAGGCATTAATATCTCTGCAGCATTATTTGTTCATCACAAAGATTATCTCCATTATCATTTGTCTGCAAATGACCCGGCATACTTTCACTTAGCGGGAAACAGTCTGATATTACATGAAGGCTGCCGCTGGGGAGTCGAGAATGGCAAGAAAGAGTTGCATCTCGGTGGGGCATCTACAGATGTCCTTTACCGTTTTAAACGAGGATTTACCAAAACAGAACCTCTGGATATCTTGACTGGAAAAAAAATTAGGATCCCAGAAGCCTACCGCATGCTGTCTGATATTAAGGCCAGTAGGGAAGGCATCGAAAATCCTTCCCATTTCCCGATGTACAGAGGATAA
- a CDS encoding glycerol-3-phosphate responsive antiterminator produces MSDLKGVLPVLWNMKEFERLLSSDHEYIIFLKVRLSQLKAPVQVAKKAKKKVVLHIDLIQGLKTDAFGIEYLVREVKSDGIVSTRSNVIAPAKKNKLMTIQRLFLLDSHTLEHNIKLINQVEPDYIEILPGIIASVIEEVHERIGIPFIAGGLIRTEKDIELAYEGGAVAISTSQAELWES; encoded by the coding sequence ATTTCCGATTTAAAAGGCGTTTTGCCGGTTTTATGGAATATGAAAGAATTTGAACGGCTGCTGAGCAGCGATCATGAATACATCATCTTTCTGAAAGTGCGTCTGTCGCAGCTGAAAGCTCCTGTGCAAGTAGCAAAAAAAGCGAAAAAGAAAGTTGTTCTGCATATCGATTTGATCCAAGGGTTGAAGACTGATGCCTTCGGTATTGAATACTTGGTGCGGGAAGTCAAATCCGATGGCATTGTGTCGACACGGAGCAATGTCATCGCACCGGCAAAGAAAAATAAACTGATGACCATCCAGCGTCTGTTTTTGCTGGACAGCCATACGCTTGAACATAATATTAAATTGATCAACCAAGTCGAACCGGATTATATTGAAATCCTGCCGGGAATCATTGCATCGGTCATTGAAGAAGTCCATGAACGGATCGGAATCCCGTTCATTGCAGGCGGGCTGATCCGGACTGAAAAAGATATTGAACTGGCCTACGAAGGTGGAGCGGTAGCCATTTCGACTTCGCAAGCAGAGCTATGGGAAAGTTAA
- a CDS encoding GNAT family N-acetyltransferase, translating to MDIFFEENYGKLYEEIENGKCEVYTFNHPLGIVKHLFIKREVPIQIGSETYYDIVTPYGYGGPVIIEGEDANKAELVQEFKKAFQQYCSEQNIISEFVRFHPVLNNAKDFTDCYEVTFTRKTVGTNLGDHDDPVQAEFSKSTRKNIRHAMRIGVDYRITVNPENLDLFKDIYQDNMKRIGADMYYYFDESYFAKCLKFFGEKIILVEALYEEKVIGAELHFFYNNIIHTHLSGTLADFHHLSPVYVMTYGIAVWGKENGAELIHAGGGTTNSPDDTLYLFKKKFGKNTEFDFYVGRKVWNECIYDELCAAARVEKEVEFFPAYRSKKAEQVSEIQNVQG from the coding sequence ATGGATATATTTTTCGAAGAGAATTACGGGAAACTATACGAGGAAATTGAGAATGGCAAATGCGAAGTTTACACTTTCAACCATCCGCTTGGCATTGTGAAGCATCTATTTATTAAACGGGAAGTTCCAATCCAAATTGGCAGCGAAACCTATTACGATATTGTCACCCCTTATGGCTACGGAGGACCTGTCATCATAGAAGGGGAAGACGCCAATAAGGCGGAGTTGGTCCAGGAATTCAAAAAAGCGTTCCAGCAATATTGTAGTGAGCAGAATATCATTTCTGAATTTGTCCGGTTCCATCCGGTTCTTAATAATGCCAAGGATTTCACTGATTGCTACGAGGTCACTTTCACACGCAAGACTGTTGGCACGAATCTGGGAGATCATGATGACCCGGTGCAAGCGGAGTTTTCAAAATCTACGCGAAAAAATATCCGCCATGCCATGCGTATTGGGGTAGATTACCGAATCACGGTGAATCCGGAAAATCTGGATTTATTTAAAGACATTTATCAAGATAACATGAAGCGAATCGGGGCAGATATGTATTATTACTTTGATGAATCGTATTTCGCCAAATGCCTTAAGTTTTTTGGAGAGAAAATAATACTGGTCGAAGCGCTTTATGAGGAAAAGGTAATCGGAGCGGAGTTGCATTTCTTCTATAATAATATTATACACACTCATTTATCGGGCACTTTAGCGGATTTCCATCATCTTTCTCCGGTATATGTCATGACGTACGGCATTGCCGTATGGGGTAAAGAAAATGGCGCTGAACTGATCCATGCAGGCGGCGGCACCACAAATAGCCCGGACGATACACTTTATTTGTTTAAGAAAAAGTTTGGCAAGAATACCGAATTTGATTTTTATGTCGGCCGCAAAGTGTGGAACGAATGCATCTACGACGAGTTATGTGCCGCTGCAAGAGTGGAAAAAGAAGTTGAATTCTTCCCGGCATACCGATCGAAGAAAGCAGAACAAGTCAGCGAAATTCAAAATGTTCAGGGATAG